The genomic region tgtttgtttattttttttaatttacatttttgtatccaagccaaaagctgtctgggcatgctgggagttgtagtacagctggaggcaacctggttgggaagcaaTGGTCTATGGGCACCCAATACCCTGTTTACCAAACACCACCGCCATAGTATTCAGTGCAGAGGGCACAGCtcggggatgtggaaatcctatcgcccgatgcccgggacatgtagttccaggCGCtgtgcaggtgaatttttcatagatattgccctgtatcgggcaagcagggctggaccaactttttttttttttttataaagggggtactctgcttccggagctccgctcgccagcgtccagaagtttattgttccgaacggctgtgtgcgggcttccgtgttcagggccgctccccgtgacatcacacccgcccccttgcttgcggaaattcagaagtgtgaatgggagtgcggaatcccatagaagtctatgggctttaatttgatgacagaattccgcaagtggaaattctgccgtgtgcatagACTGACAGTCAAAAATAGttttcttatcttttttttttttttatgtttcggtGTAGGCAAAGGCTTTCCAGTCAACACAAATCACTTATCAGACACCTGAGCTTTACTTGTATTTCTCTTCACCAATTGTTTATGCTGTAATTTTAGCGGATGTCACATGGAGCTTAAACAGATACCGAATGATGCCATAGATCTTTGCTTGTTGTATGTTATACAAAATATTTACCTTCACCGGTAACTGTAGGCCCTGAACGATGAATATGTTTATAATAGAACTCACTACATTTTAAATTCTATTTGACAATGTGTAAAGCCACTGCACTgtgtaatccttaaaggggtactccagtggaaaactttttttttaaatcaactggtgccagaaagttaaacagatttgtaaatgacttccattaaaaaatctttacccttccagtaccttttagcagctgtatgctacagaggaaattcttttctttttgaatttcttttttgtcttatccacagtgctctctgctgacacctgatgcccgtatcaggaactgtccagagcaggagaaaatccccatagcaaacctgttgctgctctggacagttcctgacacggacagaggtgtcagcagagagcactgtggacaagacaaaaaaataaattcaaaaataatagaatttcctctgtagcatacagctgctaaaaagtactggaagagtaaagatttttttaatagaagtaatttataaatctgtttaactttctggcacaagttgatttaaaaaatacaaataaaaaaaatgtattccaccggagtaccccctttaatgaaTTCAGACAAGGTGACACTGCTTAGAATCTACAAACTGCCAGCCAAGTACTCCAATTCAATAGAAAAATTACTATGTGTATCACAACTTAAAACACAAGACCTCCTCCACTATTCCCTACTTTTACCTGCTCCTAAATTCTCTTTTAGGGGCTGGAATCAAACACACTAAGTAAATAAAACattgccacttaaaggggtactccactcgaaaacatttttttttcatggtgcgttcacacgctatttgttcttgcgggttttccgctgcgtatttgaaagtgggcgggctcttctcggctgtccgtagcagattttccgtggcggaatttacgctgcggaaaatccaccacagtccctactgacttcaatggggcttgcggcagattttccgcagcgtaaattccgccgtggaaaatctgctacggacagccgagaagagccaaatagcgtgtgaatgcaccctaaatcaactggtgccagaaagttacagatttgtaaattacttctattaaaaaatcttaatccttccagtacttatcagctgccgtatgctccagaggaagttcttttctttttgaatttcctttctgtctgaccacagggctctctgctgacacctctgtccatgtcaggaactgtccagagcaggagaggtttgctatggggatttgctcttacactggacagttcctaaatggacagaggtgtcagcagagagcactgtggtcagacagaaaggaaattcaaaaagaaaagaacttcctgtggaacatacagcagctgataagtactggattaagattaagtaatttctggcaccagttcatttaaaaaacaaaatgtttttatgtggagtaccccattaaaaagACCATAGTTCAGAGCAGGACCAACCCGGCTtgcccaatcactggccacagaagTGTCCcatctcggccagtgattggctgcatggGCAGGCCCTGCTCTGAGCTTTGGTCTCTGAAGCAGACAGAGGAAATAGGCTTCAAGGGACCAAAAGGAGCTAAATGGGAGCCACAGGGGAGCCCAAATAATGTAATATTTGTTTTAGAACACCagaataccccattaaaggggtactccgctgctcagcgtttgaaacaaactgttccgaacgctggatccGGGAGCTtgggacgtcatagccccgccccctcaatgcacgtctatgggaggggccgtgacagccatcatgccccctcccatagacttgcattgagggggcggggctatgacatcacacgcTCCCGGCTATagctgagcaccggagtacccctttaactttactctACACTTTTATGGTGCCCTCATGTTattatgtattgtatgtatgttaTTGTCTATCCCAGTCTTGTAAatcttcttaaatgggcactgtcagattatgTTGTACACTTTGGCAAAACgataacctttctaatatgcttCATAATTTATTTTCatctccttttttatagaaatgatggcTTAAAAAGACGACCACTGGGggatccccataccatccagaacacaatcctgtccAACTGCAGCATCATGTTTGTCCGTGCTGAAACACAGGCtgcgacaaagtccaggaagtgagggcgggactagcactcctctgtgctcactcctgtcctatcagactgcagcatgaaaacagagagaaggttATAGAGCTTGCAttgactggatgaagagacccagcatagcacagcagactcagggaggaagtgaatgcatggtgaataagggcgggctcagtgcttgccttggacacgccccttccagagcagtggatgtcagaatgagtgagcagcatgtaaagaatctgcatgacccagtgagtaacatacagaaggattttttttttgttctgtgatatgacaggtacgctttaagtttaAAGGAAATttgcaggatcagtacaggataagtaatggaatgtaatgtatgtacacagtgatctcaccagcagaatagtgagtacagctctggagtataatacaggatataactcaggatcagtacaggataagtaatgtaatgtatgtacacagtgatctcaccagcagaatagtgagtacagctctggagtataatacaggatataactcaggatcagtacaggataagtaatgtatgtacacagtgacctcaccagcagaatagtgagtacagctctggagtataatacaggatataactcaggatcagtacaggataagtaatgtaaatcATTTATTTAATATAACTCATATTTATATGTAGACCTATTTTGCACCCACTACCCACATTGGGTTTTATGGACATTTTGCAGGTGCCCTAATCCCGAAGAAAATTATAATTAGACTTTTACAGTTATCGGCCAAGAAGACTCACATTTATAAACATAGATTGGTCTTTATTTGgatcagaaatatatatatttaacagtATTGGATGCAGAGACGTGGGATTCTCAGGTCCCATACCTGTCAATAGGAATAGACCACAAAGAACAGCTTCATAGTTGCGTTCCCTTTTGCACTATTGGTTCAATGACAATGAAGCCTGGGGGAGGTCGCTCTACAGGAGGAGATCTCACCAACCACAGGATTAAGAGAACCAAgtttaggaaaaaaaatccacttgATTTTGGTCACGAATATACAAAACAACAGCATAGCAGGAGAGTGTGGAATGTTAAGGCATCACATTGCACCCTCAAAGAAACCCGTTTATTTCCTAGACATTTAAAAATTAAATACTTTGCGAGTTTCTCTTAAAAACGGTGCAAAAATGGTTTGGGGAGGGCATATGTGGGACCATGTTTGGAGTCTACAGGTTTTTTTGATGCCGAAATCTAGGGGGGTGGGTATTGTCCCGAgaggaaagagaaagaaagaaagagagagagagaggacctaGGAGATGAGTGGATAATCTGCTTGGTAATCTGGTCAGGTGTATCTTGGTGATTTGGTCGGTCAGAGGATTTGCCTTGGCATGCCATAGCCGGTCATTCCAGACTGGGAAGCTCCTTTGTTGGTGCCCATCTGTAGACCAATGACGCTCTGCCCTTCTTTTAATTTATCTTTGGAAAATTCACGTCTGTTCTCGATGGATTTCCTAAAAGATGTGAAGAACTTATTATACCAGGAAGGAACAAATAGAGTTTACcatacttaaaaaaaacaaaaaaaaataaaataaaatagaactgGACTTTTTGgacttagtccttaaaggggtactccgcccctagacatcttatcccctatccaaaagataggggataaaatgtctgatagcgggggtccccacgcTGCGGCACTGCAGGTGCACGGAACGAACTTCGCTCTGGGCCTAGTTCACTCCTTGCCTGATGACAAGGGTTGTGCgaggctgccacgcccctcccatagacttgcattgagggggcgtggccgtgacatcatgagcctctatcctttggatagaggataagatgtctaggggtggagtgcagctttaaaaggggtactccgctgctcagcgtttggaacaaactgttacaaatactggagctggcgccgggagctcgtgacgttatagccccgccccctcaatgcaagtctattggagggggcgtgacagctgtcacgccccctcccataggcttgcattgagggggcggggcgtgatgtaatgagggggaggggcgtgatgtcatgagggggaggggcgtgatgtcatgagggggaggggctatggtggcccaagctcccggcgccagcgttcgaaacagtttgttccaaacactgagcagcggagtacccctttaagttttcagcAGGTAAGATTTACGCATCATTTTTAACAGCCTTGTAAATCTTTCATGTCTTATACTTTGCTGAACAAAAAGTAGGCAAAAAAGCAcggacctccagctgctccacttgtgaaaatgaaaggtgcataaaacttgacttttaatccATTAGGTTAAAAAcatgccacgactaagagccagattCGGCTCGAAACGTGTCTGTTGTTTCTTCTTTGTGTGTCTTATGTCAATGGATATACGATGTTTTTAACCTTATggattaaaagtcaagttttatgcacctttcattttcacaagtggagcagctggaggtccgTGCTTTTTTGCCTACTTTTTCATGCTGTCATCAAGGTGGTTCCCAGCTACTTAAAAAGAGTTATGCAGTTTAAGAAgacatatcccctattcacaatataggggataagggtcagatcccccgctatctcctgtgCAGTGCCCTAGCTCCTTGCATGGGTGGGTGTTTACCACGGCATCAAGCTGTGGCCGACAAGCCCCTTCCATACATCCctgtgggagagccggagatacagcattcggatatctccacctctcccatagagatgcatagagggggGCGTATTGGCTGCAGCTTTGTGCCGTGGTTGACAAACCCCTACACTCACGCTGCAGTCGGATCCaccgcaatctgacacttatcctctattttccagataggggatacgttttgattgatagatctctttcCCAGTTTGTGTATAgggaagagatctatcaatcaagtccTATGGGGCAGGcagaagccaccagggaccaccccaatgacttgtggttcagataGCATGATAGTGATTTGTACAATTGCACTGAATAGTGTATAGGAAATGTCCCTATGGAGCCCTGGAAAGggcattttttcataaaattagtAGATATTCAAATTATTTCTAAGGAACTTAATGGTGGTGGATTCCTGGGACTGAGCTTAACTCGGGTATTTAACCAACATCCAAGTCCCAATATAGGAAATagtgcttaaaaggggtactccgcagctcaacgtttggagcaaactgttccgaacgctggagccgggagctagtgacgtcatagcccgtcccctcatgacatcacaccacgccccctcaatgcaagtctatgggagggggcgtgacaacagtcacgccccctcccatagacttgcattgaggtggcgggacGTGACATGAGGGGGTGGAGTTATGACGTCACTAGCTCCTGGCActgtctccagcgttcggaacgccCTTTAAATAGTCAAACCTTGCAACACTTGATTTGGTGCAAAGCACTCACTTTGGGAACCAGTTGGGATCTCCACGGAACTGGCAATCGCTCTTTGTAACCGCAATACCACCCAGGTTCATCAGAGTCCGCTGGACACTGGCCATGTCCTTTCCTGTGGAAGATAagaaaaatattatataaaagggattttttacatttattttttatttttgccagtCCTCATTTACACATGTATGTCTACAACACGTTATGAACAAGACGATATTAGAGATGATGATGTAAAACACCATGCCAGTAAAGGAATGGGCCCCGATAATTTTAACAAAATGGCTTCCATACCTTCCCACAAGTCAACTGTCTGGAACAAGTCAGTAGCTGCAATGCCGTATTTCTCGCAGGCCTTGAGGAACTGGGACACCTGCTCCATCTGTTTGAAGGCCATTGCTGATGACTGGATTTTGGCCACTGAACCGGGGGCAAGAGAGTTGATCAAGTGACAAAGTACCTAAAGTGGTTAGAAGAAATAAATACGGAGACAAATTTGGTTAGACATTTTGTGATCCACCTACGACCTTTCGCCATTTTATAGCATTTTAGGAGAACTTTAAAATAATATGATGGGTATGGAAAATGCCTTTAGAAAAGTTCCagccaaaattaaaggggtacttccgtggaaaacactttttttttttttttttttaaatgaactggtgccagaaagtttaacagatttgtaaatgacttctatttaaaaatctttaccctcccagtacttattagcagctgtatgctacagaggaaattcttttctttttgaatttctcttttgtcttgtccacagtgctctctgctgacacctctgtccgtgtcagaaactgtccagagcagcctaggtttgctattggggtttttctcctgctctggacagttcctgacacggacagaggtgtcagcagagagcactgtggtcagactgaaaagaaattcctctagtatacagctgccaatgagtactggaaggacaaatattttttaaatagaaataactgactaatctttttaactttctggcaccagagttttccaccagagtacacctttaacttatcctgtggaaaggggataagtagctaatcACTGGGtccccccccgctatctcctgaaCAGTCCTCGACTCTCTCAGTAAGGAGCGCGTGTCATCTACCAGTAGACCGGGCacgctctattcatttctatgggagcgttaAGGATGCTCGAGTGTTGTACTCTGGTCTTTTCGTCGATTCCATAGAAATTAATGTGGTCGGACcttccccccacgatcagctatttAGTTAATTttagctggagttctcctttaatattgtTCTATTCAAAGGCTCTGTACCATAATTTGGGGATTCTGGAAAGGTTTCACAACAATACAATTATATCCTTCTTTTGCCCTATAAAGCGTTGTCCACCTTGTCGAAATGTTTCCAATAATGCAGCTTGTTTTGGTCATGACATGTTAGCACTTAGTTTTCGACCATTAGGTGGCACTATTTAGTCATTGATTTATCTAGTTTTTCCCACCAAGTTTTAGGGTATACTTAGGGAGAAATTTAAGTGGGAGCAGCTTCAAAGTGTGAAGAAAAATCCAACATTATCTAAAAACTAGCAGCACGTTTGGGAACTATATCCAAGGTAGAAAACACAACAGGCACTCACCGTTTCTGAAGATTTCTTTTATTCTGGTATCGCCAAAATGTGCATAAACAAAGgaatgttggggggagggggtatgaACTTGATAGCAGGGGTGTTACgtaacagaaccccccccccctgcaataaagttcataaccccccccaccACTACCACATACCTACCTTGTTGAGTGCTTGTTGTCCTTCCTACCTTGGATATAGTTGCTACATGTTTACCTGAGCACCTCGGTATGAAGGAGTAGCATGCAGGACAGGGTCGGCCGACTTGTACTCCAAAACTAACTAGTGCATACAGTAACCAAAGTGGTGGTGCCGGATCTATTCTCATTGTGAACACAGAACCACGTTTGAACGTTTCACTTTTGGTCCCAAGACCGATATGACTATTCCCACTGCAGGCACCAAACACACTTAAGTCTAAAGTATTCCAATAGATGACATTTTTGGCTTAGATGTTGCAAACAATGTTACTTCCAAGACACCATTTATCAGATTTGGGTTTTATTTCCCTTTAAGTTCCGCACTTTAACAGCCAGCATCGTAATCTCCAGACCTTGTCACAACCAATTCTCAGACAAAATCTTTGGCTCGGCTTATTTTCTTAAACTTTAATGTAAACGCCAAGAGCCCAGCGGTAGTTCTGGAGAGTTGGTCTCTGGTGGTGTCTACGTAGATTTCATATGAAAACATTTTGACGCATCGTACTCACTGTGCCGTCTTTCAGCCACTTCTGGAAACCAGACTTCCCTGCTTCCTCGGGATGCCCACAGTCAGGAGGGCACTGAGCGACTATCCACTGTGTCAGGATGTTCTCCAGCTCGGGGTCATACTTCTGATCAATCTTCAACTGAACT from Hyla sarda isolate aHylSar1 chromosome 11, aHylSar1.hap1, whole genome shotgun sequence harbors:
- the TAGLN2 gene encoding transgelin-2; translation: MANKGPSYGLSREVQLKIDQKYDPELENILTQWIVAQCPPDCGHPEEAGKSGFQKWLKDGTVLCHLINSLAPGSVAKIQSSAMAFKQMEQVSQFLKACEKYGIAATDLFQTVDLWEGKDMASVQRTLMNLGGIAVTKSDCQFRGDPNWFPKKSIENRREFSKDKLKEGQSVIGLQMGTNKGASQSGMTGYGMPRQIL